The following coding sequences are from one Rhodothermales bacterium window:
- a CDS encoding MotA/TolQ/ExbB proton channel family protein, which produces MNRLLRIFLVIVAAGVLEAPGGVGQTALAAGVMPQSVPEGTAEGFTMSNMWTLTEQAGPLRWPIFGVFIIGMFLVCLKWFELMSDRRESRTLEHIDFRLMGLPQIIKTISGQKDSMLARLQATMLNVFQSQQSQADLHDEIANYIRYQQDRFDTFKRRVDFMSDTAGALGLLGTVWGIFTVFSQGLLDDQVILTGMGFALITTLMGLVVSIILNLSSTEVFGFFNRRLERIGGKSDELRFRLMELALPQQKGGGDTHLDIDTMLTETLAPVVSVSGSPVVKTESMRPAPEGKPIAHVEAVLQDRFSNSLYGDSGTSALRKSIQSATVDVTRAPYALRVLNAPKEEAAGRTVKHVVLQLVDEADGPVAGRKVVVTVDKGESSLNGGEPEVSATTDERGEIRFDWNLPQRAGLQTFTASVPGAEAPGLSIKHTMMARPGLPRKLKQFGNNQGGPAGEKLPKPLKVLVLDEFENPISDWPVVYVVELGDGSFDNGKQEIKAKTDKRGEIGITFRVGTEPGFNTVKVTVDGVGRDLKFQAMSMS; this is translated from the coding sequence ATGAACCGACTACTGCGCATTTTCCTGGTGATTGTTGCCGCCGGCGTGCTGGAGGCGCCGGGCGGCGTCGGCCAAACGGCCCTCGCGGCCGGCGTGATGCCTCAATCCGTACCCGAGGGGACGGCGGAAGGGTTTACGATGAGCAACATGTGGACCCTCACCGAGCAGGCCGGGCCGCTGCGCTGGCCGATCTTTGGCGTATTCATCATCGGCATGTTTCTCGTTTGCCTGAAGTGGTTCGAGTTGATGTCCGACCGTCGGGAGTCTCGCACGCTGGAGCACATCGACTTTCGCCTGATGGGGTTGCCGCAGATCATCAAGACGATCTCCGGCCAGAAGGACAGCATGCTGGCCCGCCTGCAGGCGACGATGCTCAACGTCTTCCAGTCGCAGCAGTCGCAGGCCGATCTGCACGACGAGATCGCAAACTACATCCGGTATCAGCAGGATCGGTTCGACACGTTCAAGCGGCGGGTGGATTTTATGTCCGACACCGCCGGCGCCCTCGGTCTGCTCGGCACCGTCTGGGGCATCTTTACGGTGTTCTCCCAGGGGTTGTTGGACGATCAGGTCATCCTCACCGGCATGGGCTTCGCGCTCATCACAACGTTGATGGGCCTCGTCGTGAGTATCATCCTGAACCTGAGCTCCACGGAGGTGTTCGGCTTTTTCAACCGCCGGCTGGAACGGATCGGCGGCAAGTCGGACGAACTGCGCTTCCGTCTCATGGAGCTCGCCCTCCCGCAACAGAAAGGCGGCGGGGATACGCATCTGGACATCGACACCATGCTCACCGAGACCCTGGCACCGGTGGTGTCGGTCTCGGGCAGCCCGGTCGTCAAAACCGAATCCATGCGGCCGGCCCCCGAAGGTAAACCCATCGCCCATGTAGAGGCCGTGTTGCAGGATCGTTTTTCGAACAGCCTGTACGGCGACTCGGGCACCTCGGCACTTCGGAAGTCGATCCAGTCGGCGACCGTCGACGTCACCCGGGCGCCGTACGCGCTTCGTGTGCTGAACGCGCCCAAGGAAGAGGCGGCGGGGCGGACGGTGAAGCATGTCGTACTGCAACTCGTGGATGAAGCCGATGGCCCCGTGGCCGGCCGCAAGGTCGTGGTGACGGTCGACAAAGGGGAGAGCAGCCTAAACGGGGGCGAGCCCGAGGTGTCGGCCACGACGGACGAACGCGGGGAAATCCGGTTTGATTGGAATCTACCTCAACGCGCCGGCCTGCAGACATTTACCGCCAGCGTGCCTGGCGCCGAGGCGCCGGGGCTGTCGATCAAACACACCATGATGGCGCGCCCCGGTCTGCCACGCAAACTCAAACAGTTTGGCAACAATCAGGGAGGCCCCGCCGGCGAAAAGCTACCGAAGCCGCTCAAGGTGCTGGTGCTGGATGAGTTCGAGAACCCGATCTCCGATTGGCCCGTCGTGTATGTCGTGGAACTGGGCGATGGCTCGTTCGACAATGGGAAGCAGGAGATCAAAGCGAAGACAGACAAACGCGGTGAGATCGGCATCACGTTTCGCGTGGGCACCGAGCCCGGTTTCAACACCGTGAAGGTGACGGTCGATGGCGTCGGGCGGGACCTGAAGTTCCAGGCCATGTCCATGTCGTGA
- a CDS encoding biopolymer transporter ExbD — MTNSGFIMRFVDVVLIMLFGFITISNLQDSEVALPESGETDLHPMDTEEVEFIGILPDGTFLIEDEQTLISSVEALRGFLAQRRAAAGVASLKIRIRSSWDAPVHYALDVAALCDELGLQKSIEVELNLNGV, encoded by the coding sequence ATGACGAATTCCGGTTTCATCATGCGATTCGTCGATGTGGTGCTGATCATGTTGTTCGGCTTCATCACCATATCGAACCTGCAAGATTCCGAAGTCGCGCTCCCCGAAAGCGGCGAGACCGACTTGCACCCCATGGATACCGAGGAAGTCGAGTTTATCGGCATCCTGCCGGACGGCACGTTTCTAATCGAGGACGAGCAGACGCTCATCAGCAGCGTCGAGGCGCTGCGCGGGTTTCTGGCCCAGCGCCGGGCCGCGGCTGGCGTCGCGTCGCTAAAGATCCGCATCCGCAGCAGCTGGGACGCTCCGGTGCATTATGCGCTCGATGTGGCGGCGCTGTGCGACGAACTGGGCCTCCAGAAATCGATCGAAGTCGAACTCAACCTCAACGGCGTCTAA
- a CDS encoding biopolymer transporter ExbD, with protein sequence MQRKGYIIRFIDIGLIILFGFLMISDLTVISQIQLPGSEQDRPADPPDDNTRMIGVVIEESGLYRIREMATDVPLFVNVEQIADLEVLVRRLVEEHEAVGGAIEVVIEPHPNAVMQRLVDVHDLCERLGVKKNINTAIGRGGP encoded by the coding sequence ATGCAACGCAAAGGATATATCATTCGCTTCATCGACATCGGGCTGATCATCCTGTTCGGGTTTTTGATGATCAGCGACCTGACCGTGATCTCGCAGATCCAGCTTCCGGGAAGCGAGCAGGATCGTCCCGCGGATCCACCAGACGACAACACACGGATGATTGGCGTCGTAATCGAAGAATCGGGTCTGTACCGGATTCGCGAAATGGCCACCGATGTGCCGTTATTTGTAAATGTCGAGCAGATCGCGGATCTCGAAGTCCTCGTTCGCCGGCTCGTCGAGGAGCACGAGGCGGTGGGGGGGGCGATCGAAGTCGTGATCGAGCCGCATCCGAATGCCGTCATGCAGCGGCTGGTGGATGTGCACGACCTCTGCGAACGGCTCGGCGTCAAAAAGAACATCAACACCGCGATCGGGCGGGGCGGGCCATGA
- a CDS encoding DUF6503 family protein: MNVSHAAAWLLFLCLAPGSGAAQPTASTDVVARSLALHDPGGVWYQRAHRLQLRETRPEAEDRLTEVVLDYPAGLFVMTTVREGRRIEMRLQDEGGCVATLDGSTEIAEVDRKKYRLDCEGVAWWRGYQEYLYGLPMKIRDAGATLEAEAKTATFNGREALSVRVTYDPTVGGDVWYFYFDPTTFALVGARFYHDEAKNDGEYLYFEEQISAGGITLPRVRAWYYNSDDRYLAKDIIESYEQVPSGQN; this comes from the coding sequence ATGAACGTGTCCCACGCTGCTGCCTGGCTTCTCTTCCTCTGCCTCGCGCCGGGATCGGGGGCTGCCCAGCCGACGGCCTCGACCGATGTGGTGGCCCGTAGCCTGGCGCTACACGATCCAGGCGGCGTATGGTACCAGCGTGCCCATCGGCTCCAGCTCCGAGAAACCCGGCCGGAGGCCGAAGACCGATTGACGGAGGTCGTCCTCGACTATCCTGCCGGTCTGTTTGTCATGACCACCGTACGCGAGGGCCGGCGGATAGAAATGCGCCTGCAGGACGAAGGGGGATGTGTTGCCACGCTGGACGGCTCGACGGAAATCGCGGAAGTCGACCGGAAGAAGTACCGGTTGGATTGCGAGGGTGTCGCCTGGTGGCGCGGGTATCAGGAATACTTGTACGGGCTACCGATGAAAATTCGAGACGCCGGCGCCACGCTCGAAGCCGAGGCCAAAACCGCCACCTTCAATGGCCGCGAGGCCCTCTCCGTCCGCGTCACCTACGACCCGACCGTCGGCGGGGACGTCTGGTATTTCTATTTCGACCCCACCACGTTCGCGCTCGTCGGCGCCCGATTCTACCACGACGAGGCCAAAAACGACGGGGAGTACCTGTATTTTGAGGAGCAAATCTCGGCCGGCGGCATCACGCTGCCGCGAGTCCGCGCGTGGTACTACAACAGCGACGATCGGTATCTGGCCAAAGATATCATCGAATCGTACGAGCAGGTGCCATCAGGCCAGAATTGA
- a CDS encoding peptidoglycan DD-metalloendopeptidase family protein, whose protein sequence is MPHRRRSVLALLGTYLLFVCLFLFYPRSTASIGTTGAPPIPFTSAGLPLMFDAFGMREGAFAITDGRVQRNETFSDLLTRHGVASNRIHTIAETSRPMLDDRRMRAGNAYRFYFAPDAPKAPRYFVYAKNAIDFVVLDLSDSLRILEGHREVSVRRQQAGGAIDGSLYVTLQNQDKDPQLAVALSDVFAWQVDFYRIMRGDSFAAVYEEQYIEGESIGVDKVLAARFVHQGRTYTAYRFEHEGRVDYYDADGNGLRRPFLRAPLSYSRISSRYSGNRFHPVLKLYRAHLGTDYAAPVGTPVRATADGVVEEAAYTKNNGRYVKIKHNSTYTTGYLHLSGIADGVKAGAFVKQGDVIGFVGSTGLATGPHLCYRFWRNGTQVDPLREELPDTAEPLPDSLRPEFEKMKADLAPLLP, encoded by the coding sequence ATGCCCCACCGACGACGTTCTGTGCTCGCCCTCCTGGGCACCTACCTGTTATTTGTCTGCCTCTTCCTGTTTTATCCGCGATCGACCGCCTCGATCGGGACCACGGGCGCGCCGCCCATACCGTTCACCTCCGCCGGCCTGCCGCTCATGTTCGACGCGTTCGGCATGCGCGAAGGGGCTTTTGCGATAACGGATGGCAGGGTCCAGCGCAACGAGACGTTCTCCGACCTCCTCACCCGGCACGGCGTCGCTTCTAATCGCATCCACACGATCGCCGAAACCTCCCGGCCCATGCTCGACGACCGGCGCATGCGCGCCGGCAATGCCTATCGGTTCTACTTTGCGCCCGACGCCCCCAAAGCGCCTCGCTATTTCGTATACGCGAAGAACGCGATCGACTTTGTCGTCCTCGACCTTTCCGACAGTCTCCGCATCCTCGAGGGCCACCGCGAGGTGAGCGTTCGCCGCCAACAGGCCGGCGGAGCGATCGACGGGTCGCTGTATGTGACGCTACAGAACCAGGACAAGGACCCACAACTCGCCGTCGCGTTGTCCGATGTGTTTGCCTGGCAGGTGGACTTCTACCGGATCATGCGGGGCGACTCCTTCGCCGCGGTGTACGAAGAGCAGTATATCGAGGGTGAGTCGATCGGTGTGGATAAGGTGCTGGCCGCGCGCTTCGTGCACCAGGGCCGGACGTATACCGCTTACCGCTTCGAACACGAGGGCCGGGTGGATTATTACGATGCAGACGGCAACGGCCTGCGCCGGCCGTTTCTCCGCGCACCGCTCTCCTACTCCCGCATCAGCTCCCGCTATTCCGGCAACCGGTTCCATCCGGTGCTGAAGCTGTACCGGGCGCACCTCGGCACCGACTACGCCGCGCCGGTCGGCACGCCCGTACGCGCCACGGCCGATGGGGTCGTCGAAGAAGCGGCGTACACAAAAAACAACGGCCGCTACGTCAAGATCAAACACAACAGCACCTACACCACCGGCTACCTGCATCTCTCCGGCATCGCGGACGGTGTGAAGGCCGGCGCCTTCGTCAAGCAGGGCGACGTGATCGGGTTCGTCGGCAGCACGGGGCTCGCCACGGGGCCGCACCTGTGTTACCGGTTCTGGCGCAACGGCACCCAGGTCGATCCGCTCCGCGAAGAGTTGCCCGACACGGCCGAACCCCTGCCCGATTCGCTACGGCCGGAGTTCGAGAAGATGAAGGCTGATCTCGCCCCATTGCTCCCGTAG
- a CDS encoding cob(I)yrinic acid a,c-diamide adenosyltransferase: MKIYTRTGDDGTTGLFGGGRVSKHHLRIEAYGSVDETNSFLGLAIAHAAGHPQADGLVEVLTSIQKDLFTLGADLATPLEARASVPRTTPDQVTRIEAEIDRYEAEVPVLKHFILPGGRPAGAALHVARTVCRRAERLVVALAEQEAVNQQSAIYLNRLSDFLFVLARWANHRDGSGETPWIPG; encoded by the coding sequence GTGAAAATCTACACCCGAACGGGCGACGACGGCACAACGGGCCTCTTCGGCGGCGGCCGCGTCTCCAAACACCACCTCCGCATCGAAGCCTACGGGTCGGTCGACGAAACGAATTCCTTCCTCGGCCTGGCGATCGCCCATGCCGCGGGGCATCCACAGGCGGATGGACTCGTCGAGGTGCTGACGAGTATCCAGAAAGACCTGTTCACGCTCGGGGCCGACCTCGCGACGCCGCTCGAAGCCAGGGCATCCGTGCCCCGCACGACGCCCGATCAGGTTACTCGCATCGAAGCCGAGATCGACCGGTACGAGGCCGAGGTGCCGGTGCTCAAGCACTTTATCCTGCCGGGTGGCCGGCCAGCCGGAGCGGCGCTGCATGTCGCCCGCACCGTCTGCCGCCGGGCCGAGCGACTGGTCGTGGCGCTCGCCGAGCAGGAGGCGGTCAACCAGCAATCGGCCATCTACCTGAACCGGTTGTCGGACTTCCTTTTCGTTCTCGCCCGCTGGGCCAACCATCGGGATGGCTCGGGCGAAACGCCCTGGATCCCTGGATGA
- a CDS encoding ABC transporter ATP-binding protein yields MNAPRIAAEALYVHLGQRTVLAGPGFEVAPGKFTALIGPNGSGKTTLLRAIGGLLPYSGSLTLAGREVAAWPARELARTLAFVRQSAAVSFDFTAREFVALGRTPHRPWLGGSSPAEKGQVDALLDALDLTRYADAPATRLSGGEQQRLFLAQALAQDTEVLLLDEPTLHLDLYHQYDLMRRLEALVQAGKTVLAVVHDLALAARFADAVLVLQDGRLAAEGSPAEVLTPTLLADVFRMQADVALDAAQRPTILFHQTLPL; encoded by the coding sequence ATGAACGCACCGCGCATCGCCGCCGAGGCGCTCTACGTCCACCTCGGCCAGCGGACGGTCCTCGCCGGCCCGGGGTTCGAGGTAGCGCCCGGGAAGTTCACGGCACTCATCGGCCCCAACGGCAGCGGCAAGACGACGCTGCTTCGGGCGATCGGTGGGTTGTTACCGTATAGCGGATCCCTCACCCTCGCGGGCCGCGAGGTGGCCGCGTGGCCAGCCCGCGAACTGGCCCGCACGCTGGCCTTCGTCCGTCAGTCGGCGGCCGTTTCGTTCGACTTCACGGCGCGCGAGTTCGTCGCCCTCGGCCGGACCCCACACCGGCCCTGGCTGGGTGGTTCGTCGCCGGCCGAGAAAGGTCAGGTGGATGCCCTGCTCGATGCGCTGGACCTGACGCGTTACGCCGACGCGCCGGCTACCCGCCTCAGCGGCGGCGAACAGCAGCGTCTCTTCCTCGCCCAGGCCCTGGCGCAGGACACCGAGGTGCTGCTGCTCGATGAGCCGACACTACACCTCGATCTGTACCATCAGTACGACCTCATGCGCCGGCTCGAAGCACTCGTTCAGGCCGGCAAAACCGTCCTGGCCGTCGTGCACGACCTCGCCCTCGCCGCCCGCTTCGCCGACGCCGTGCTTGTCCTCCAGGATGGGCGCCTGGCCGCGGAGGGGTCGCCGGCGGAGGTGCTCACGCCGACCCTCCTCGCCGATGTCTTCCGCATGCAGGCGGACGTCGCCCTCGATGCCGCGCAGCGCCCTACCATCCTGTTTCATCAAACCCTACCTCTGTGA